The stretch of DNA AATGACCTTGCTGACAGTCAAACTGGCGGAGGCGGCTTGACCGCCGCCGCAGCCAGAGTTACCCCTGGCTTGCACTGTTCTCACAGTGCCTGAGTGATCTGGGCGCGCCACGCCTCAGTCACAGGAAGGCGGACGTGGCGAAACCGGTAGACGCACCGGACTTAAAATCCGTTCCTCGCAAGAGGGTGGGGGTTCGAGTCCCCCCGTCCGCACCAAGGCCTGGACAGCCGGCTTTGGTGCGTCATGCTTCCACTCGCAGCTAGGCGGCTCTTGAGCCGCGCCCGATCCACCAGTCATGCAAGTCGAAATATTTCATGGCCAAGGGCACGAACCAGGGATTTCCCGTATAGAGTGGCATGGTGCGGAAGGGTTGCTTCTCAAAGACTGAGCTTCCCTCCGGCCAGCCCAGCACCTTGTAGGCAAGCTTGCGCCCGAAATAGGTGCCCATGGGAATGCCGGCGAAATTGTATCCTACGCCGTAATAATGCCCGTCCGCACCGCCGATATGGGGCATGAAATCGAAGGTGCCAGCGCACTGCCCCGTCCAGGCATGCGAGAGCCGCACATCCCCGATATCGGGGAGGATGCGCCGCAGAATGGCCCTGAGATCGCTTGCGATATGGCGCAGGCTTGGCGTGCGACTGCCGGTCAGTCCCCCCATCAGCAGCCGTTCCGTATCGGGCGCGGTGCGGATGAAGTTGATATTCATATTGGTATCGAGATAGGTCCGCCGATGCGGCAGCAGGTGGTCGATCAGCGATGTGGGCAGAACCTCGGTTGCGATCATATAGGCTTGGAACGGGATCACCCGGCGGGCCATCCATTTCAACCGGCGCTGGGTATAGCCGTTGGTTGCCTCAATGACATTGGCACAAGCGATTGCCCCGCGTTCTGTCTCGACACGGAAGCGTTTCGGTCCCGCGGATGCGGTTCTGACAATGGCAGTGACCGGTGTCTGCGGTATAAGCCTGGCCCCGGCGGCCAGCGCCCGCTCGAGCAACCCTTTGTGATAGAGACCGGGATGGATCGAGCCGAGATCGGGGATGACCGCCCCGCCGAAATAGACATCGGACGCGATTTCGGTGTGCTGCTCGGCGCGCGGCACCATGTGGTAGTCTATCCCGAGCTTACGCTTGTTGGTTTCGAGATCGGCCGCCAGGATCTTGTAATGGGCAGGTGAGGTTGCCCCGATGAAGCGCCCACACATGCGAAGATAGGCATCGATGTTCTCGGAGGCGACGATCTCCTTCACCGTTTCGAGCGCATCATTGAGCTCGCGGTAGACGGCAAGCGCATAATCCTCGCCATAGTGCTTTTCGAGCCAGGCAACATCGCGCTTGAGCACCCGGCCGAGATAGCCCGCATTGCGCCGCGATGCCCCGAAGCCTGCTTGCTCTGCGTCGATCACTGCGACATTGGCGCCGCTGCGGGCGAGGTGGAGAGCAGCGGTGATGCCGGTATAGCCGGATCCGATGACGACCACATCCGCCTCATCTGGGAGCGGCGCTCGTGCGGGTTCTGGGGCAT from Rhodoligotrophos sp. CJ14 encodes:
- a CDS encoding NAD(P)/FAD-dependent oxidoreductase is translated as MDPQAIFSADFKEQPYWWDRAPLDAPEPARAPLPDEADVVVIGSGYTGITAALHLARSGANVAVIDAEQAGFGASRRNAGYLGRVLKRDVAWLEKHYGEDYALAVYRELNDALETVKEIVASENIDAYLRMCGRFIGATSPAHYKILAADLETNKRKLGIDYHMVPRAEQHTEIASDVYFGGAVIPDLGSIHPGLYHKGLLERALAAGARLIPQTPVTAIVRTASAGPKRFRVETERGAIACANVIEATNGYTQRRLKWMARRVIPFQAYMIATEVLPTSLIDHLLPHRRTYLDTNMNINFIRTAPDTERLLMGGLTGSRTPSLRHIASDLRAILRRILPDIGDVRLSHAWTGQCAGTFDFMPHIGGADGHYYGVGYNFAGIPMGTYFGRKLAYKVLGWPEGSSVFEKQPFRTMPLYTGNPWFVPLAMKYFDLHDWWIGRGSRAA